Below is a genomic region from Halococcus agarilyticus.
CTCGATCGGTTTTACGACTCCGCGAAGCCCTACGACATGGACATCGAGTTCTCCCGAGAAGAACTCACCGACGCCACCCACGAACTCATCGAGCGCCAGGACCTCCAGTCGTGTTACATCCGTCCGATCGCGTTCTACGGGTACAACACGCTCGGCGTGAGTCCCCAGGACTGTCCCACCCGGGTCACGATCGCGTGCTGGCCGTGGGGCGCATATCTCGGCGAGGAGGCGCTCGAAAACGGTGTCGACGTGATGGTTTCGTCCTGGCGCAAACACGCCTCCAGTCAGATCCCGACGAACGCCAAAACGACGGGCCTGTACGTCAATTCGATGCTCGCCGGTGAGGAGGCCCGCAGAAACGGCTACGTCGAGGCGATCGTGCTGAACAAGGAGGGCAACGTCGCCGAGGGTCCCGGCGAGAACCTCTTTCTCGTTCGCGACGACACGATCTACACGCCCGGTCTCGCCGAGTCGATTCTGGATGGGATCACCCGCCAGACCGTGATCGAACTCGCCGAGGAGGCGGGCTACGAGGTTCACGAGGAGTCGGCGATCAGCCGTGGCGAACTCTACACCGCCGACGAGCTGTTCTTCACCGGCTCGGCGGCCGAAGTCACTCCCATCAAGACCGTCGACGACGTCACGATCGGCGCTGGTGAGCGCGGCCCCGTCACCGAGGAGCTCCAGTCGCGCTTCTTCGAGGTGGTCGAGCGCCGGACCGACGACCACGACGAGTGGTTCACGTACATCTAGAACCCACCTTTTTACTTTGCTACGAGACGGCGAAGCCGTCTCGGCATGACGAAAGACGCCGGAGGCGTCTTTCGAACCACGTCGGGTGTCCTCGTGCTCGCTTCGCTTGCGCTGCGGGCACCTCTCCTCGTAAAAATCTGGACCAAAAACTCCCGCTCGCTCACTTCGTTCGCTCGCGGTAGGTCGCCAGCGCTTTCCGCAACCGCACAGCACCGCCGAAGCCCTCGCTCCCCTCCGGTCGCTCGCCCTTCATCCGCCAGGCCCGCAGCCCCACCGCTATCGGCGGTGCGGTGACGAACGACGAAAACCGAAATGGACGGTCTACGCCGCGCTCTGACCGTAGGTCTCGTCGAGGTAGGCGACGATGTCGTCGGATTCGGCCATTCCGTCGACGCCGTGCTCGTGGTCGACCAGGACTGGCACGCCGGTCTGACCGCTGACCTCCTCGACTTCGGTGCGCTCGCTGTGAGAGCTCGGCACCATGTGCGAGTCGTATTCGAGATCGAGATCGGCGAGCTTGTCCTTCACCTTCGCACAGTACGGACAGCCTTCCAGCTCGTAGAGTTCGAGGTTCGACATCAACAGTAGATAGGCGACGTGGATTCAAGAGGCCTCCGGTGGTGTGCGCCCCGCCCGCCCAGCCACGCTCACCGTGACAGCCGCGATCGGGCGCGTCCGGCCGCGTGGCGGATTCGCTCGCGGTGGTAGAGCCCCTCGCCGAGCGCCCACGGGAGTCCGACGAGCACCGCGCCGAGGAGGGCGGCGAACGACCAGCTCGACAGCCACACCGGCCGGACGAACGGCGTGACGTGGGCGTACCGTTCGGCGACTGATTCGACCGTCGTCCCGATCGGCGTCCCCGCCGCCACCGACGCGACCCACGTCGAAAACTGGACGCCGTCGGTCACTCCCTCCCCGGCACCGCCCGAGACCTCGTAGCTCCCGGTGGCGTTCAGGTCGGTCATCGTCGGGCCGTGCGAACCGCCGACCGAGGCGTTCGCCGGGTTCGAGCCGTTCGCATCGTCCGCTCCGGTCGCGCTGAGCCGCTCCGCGTCGTAGGGTGCCCACGGCGCGTAGTACTCCCAGACCACGTCACCCGTCGGTGTGACCTCGATCACGCGGTGGTTGAGCGAGTCCGTGACGAGCGTGTTGCCGTTCGGCAGCCGGTCGGCGTCGCGCGGCCAGTTGAACCCGCCCGACAGCTCCCACGTTCGCTCCCACTCGCTCCCGTTCCCCGACTCTCCGACCCGTGCGTACTCCACGATCCGGTCGTTCTCCGAGTCGGCCACCAGGATCGTGGGGGTGCCGTTCTCGCTTTCGAGGTAGTCGGGGTTGTGCTGTTCGAACAGCGTTCCCAACTGGCCGTCCCGCCCGAGTCGCATCGTGATCTCTCCGGTCGAGCGGTCGACCACGATCACCTGATCGAAGTTCCGGGGCGAGGCGAGATACCGCCCCTCGCCGATCTTGTCGACGTCGTTGACGTGCGACCAGTCCGCCGAGAAACCGCCGTCGGTCCCGTTCGGGAAGTGCTCCCTGAACTGCCACTCCCAGACGATCTCGTCTTCGCCCCGATCGTAGACGAACAGTCGATCGTTGCTCACGCCCGAACTCCCGTTGTACTCGCGCATGTTGGCGACGAGGAGCTGATCGCCGTTCACGAGGTCGACATCGTGGGTGTCCTCGGCGTCGAAGCGCTCGGTCCAGACCCGCCTCTGAGTCCCGGGATCGAGCTCGAACACCACCGTGTCGCCGGGCACCGTCGAGGTCACCAGTAGGTTCCCGTTGGCGAGCGGATCGACGTCGTAGAACCACCGTGCGTTGCGCTTCGAGCCGTCGGAGACCCACTCGGTTGCGGCACGCGGTCCGGCCGCAACCAGCCGTGCCGGCTTCTTCGCGTTGCCGACGCCCTCGAAGTGAAACCCCTGGACGCTGACGACCGTCGATCCGTTCGCCGGTTGCTCGACCGTTCCGGGACCAAGCGACGGCGGCTCGTAGGCGACCGCCGAGACGGCTGCGGCGACCACGAGCGATCCCACCACGATGCCGAGAACGCCCCGGAGGAGCCAGCGTCGCGGCGGGAGGTCCATGCC
It encodes:
- a CDS encoding glutathione S-transferase N-terminal domain-containing protein, with protein sequence MSNLELYELEGCPYCAKVKDKLADLDLEYDSHMVPSSHSERTEVEEVSGQTGVPVLVDHEHGVDGMAESDDIVAYLDETYGQSAA
- a CDS encoding branched-chain amino acid transaminase; amino-acid sequence: MSGFDDMDVDTIWMDGEFVDWDDAQIHVLTHGLHYGSGVFEGVRCYDTERGPAIFRWNEHLDRFYDSAKPYDMDIEFSREELTDATHELIERQDLQSCYIRPIAFYGYNTLGVSPQDCPTRVTIACWPWGAYLGEEALENGVDVMVSSWRKHASSQIPTNAKTTGLYVNSMLAGEEARRNGYVEAIVLNKEGNVAEGPGENLFLVRDDTIYTPGLAESILDGITRQTVIELAEEAGYEVHEESAISRGELYTADELFFTGSAAEVTPIKTVDDVTIGAGERGPVTEELQSRFFEVVERRTDDHDEWFTYI
- a CDS encoding aryl-sulfate sulfotransferase encodes the protein MDLPPRRWLLRGVLGIVVGSLVVAAAVSAVAYEPPSLGPGTVEQPANGSTVVSVQGFHFEGVGNAKKPARLVAAGPRAATEWVSDGSKRNARWFYDVDPLANGNLLVTSTVPGDTVVFELDPGTQRRVWTERFDAEDTHDVDLVNGDQLLVANMREYNGSSGVSNDRLFVYDRGEDEIVWEWQFREHFPNGTDGGFSADWSHVNDVDKIGEGRYLASPRNFDQVIVVDRSTGEITMRLGRDGQLGTLFEQHNPDYLESENGTPTILVADSENDRIVEYARVGESGNGSEWERTWELSGGFNWPRDADRLPNGNTLVTDSLNHRVIEVTPTGDVVWEYYAPWAPYDAERLSATGADDANGSNPANASVGGSHGPTMTDLNATGSYEVSGGAGEGVTDGVQFSTWVASVAAGTPIGTTVESVAERYAHVTPFVRPVWLSSWSFAALLGAVLVGLPWALGEGLYHRERIRHAAGRARSRLSR